The genomic DNA GCTTATTAGCCTACGAGGTGAAACCTTAGCCGTAATCGATGTGTTGCAAATGCAAGGCAACGAAGGCATTGCTGAACCCAGTTTTATGCTGGTTCTCGATTTCCCGGAGTCTAGAGTTGGCATGGCCGTCGATAAAGTAGAAGGGGTGCATTACTTTAACATTGAAGAAATGGACACCAATATGGCCGGTGGCTATGTTCAGGGCACCGTTACCCGAGAAGATAGACTCTACCAATTGGTAAATTCTGTCGCTCTTGAGCAAATGATGGCGCAATTCACCGACGTTGCAACCCTAGCCAACGGCAGCTATTAACTACCCAGCATGAGCGTTGGTTCGTTATTTATTTAGAAACTCGGTAAAACACGAACCAATCTGCACGTTGTTTGCACATTTGTGCGTTAAACTTGGCGCACTTCTATTTTCCTAATGGGTTGATTGTGTTTTATTCACTTCGAACCAAGTTGTTTCTTAGTATTTTATTTATTAATACGCTGCTAATTGCAACCGTACTGTGGTTGAACAGTACAAGCTTTAACCAAAACTTCGCTGACTACGTTAATAAGCAAGAGGCAAGGCGATTACAGCCGTTGCTAGAATCTCTGGCGGCATATAATCAGCGTAATCAAGGCTGGCAAGCGCTGCAAAACAACCCTAAGCAATGGGTTGCTTTAATTAACCTGAGCTATCCAACACTCATGAATGATCGTCGCCGCTTTAGTCCTCGGCCGCCATACTTAGAAAGGCTGCTGCTGAAATCAGAACAGGGTGAGTTAATTGTGGGCCGAGAAGACCCAAACAAACGCTTTGTATGGGTTCCGATCACTAATGATGCATCGGACACCCTTGGTTACATCGGGTACCAGCCGAATGAGCGTCTCGATGCACAAGTCGACAATATCTTCCGGGCCCAATATAAAGAGCAAATACGCTGGATCGCCGTTGCACTATTAATAACCTCGGCGGTGTTCGCCATTTTTATCTCAGGTGTCATTGCACGTCCACTTCGTAAAGTGTCCACCGCGTTAGCCGAAATGGCGGCGGGGAATTATCATCAAACAATCACTCACAATAGCCAAGATGAATTAGGGCAGTTAGCACAAGATGTGAAGCAGCTGGCGGACACGCTACAAGAGAATCAAAAGTCTCGCTCGCAATGGGTTACCGACATCGCCCATGAATTAAGAACCCCAATTGCCGTGTTGCTTGCCGACATAGAGTCTGCCCAAGATGGCATACGCGAAACCAACGAAGATTGGCTTAAAAGCCTACAATGGCAAGCCGAGCGTATGGGGCGCTTGGTGAATGACTTAAATGAGCTGTCGGGCTCTGAGGTTGGCGCTTTGCAATACAAAAAAGCACCGGTCGATTTAAAACAACTTATGTTTGCCAGCCTGGAGCAATATAGCTCTCGGCTAAACGAGTCGAACATTAAACTGAGCATGAGCACAAAAGGAAAAAATTTCTTAGCGTTTATTGATGAGCAACGTATTGAGCAATTGTTTTCTAATTTAATGCAAAATACATTGCGCTACACCGACTCACCTGGCCAGTTGTCGCTCCAGTTGTTAGAACAAGACTCGATGCTATTGCTGACATGGTCGGACTCTAGCCCGGGCGTTGCAGAGACTGAATTCCCTAAGTTGTTTGATCGGCTTTACCGCGTCGATAGTTCTAGAAACCGAAAGACCGGTGGGTCTGGCTTAGGTTTGGCCATTGTGAAAAATATTGTTCATGCGCATCAAGGTACGGTGGTTGCCAAAAGTAGTGAATTGGGTGGTGTAACGATAGAGTTAACCCTACCTAAAGCTATTCAGGAGTAGTGATGGCACAAATACTCATTGTTGAAGATGAAGAGCGGTTAGCCGCTTTAGAGCGAGATTATTTTAAACAGGCGCATTATGATGTCGTTGTGCAGCACCGTGGTGATGATGCTGAGCAGTGGTTAAAGCACAATCAGCCTGATCTAATTGTGCTTGATTTAATGCTACCTGGGCTGGATGGCATTAGCCTGTGTAAAAAAATACGGGCCAATTCAAGCGTCCCTATCATCATGACGACGGCAAAGGTCGAAGAAATTGATCGTCTGCTCGGGCTTGAATTGGGCGCAGATGATTATCTGTGTAAACCTTTCTCATTAAGAGAGCTGGTGGCTCGCACGAAGGTGATTTTAAAACGAGTTCAACCCAATGAGATAGAACCCCCTCCTAAAACCAAACTGTGGCTCAATACGCAAACAGCACAGGTGAGTTTTGCTGAAAAAGCCAGTGAGCTCACTATTGTTGAGTTGAATTTATTGAGTGCATTAATGGACCGAAGCGGTCATATTTTATCTCGTGATCAACTGATCGATCGAATATACAAAGATCAACGGGTTGTCAGTGATCGAACCATAGATAGCCACATTAAAAAACTTCGCAAAAAACTCAATGAATTAGACCCTGAACACGATTACATTCACTCCGTATATGGAGCCGGGTATCGGTTTGATCCAAAGTAATTGTCATTAAAGTGTCATTGCACATTTCCTCCATATTGTTTGCACCTTGTGCGAATAAAGTATCTTCCAAGCAATACGAAGATTCCCCTCTTCAATGCTGATACAACCTAAACTTGGAGATACAACGATGACAAAAAAACTACTTGCAGGGTTATTAACCGTAACCATGTTAACTACCGCAGGCCTTTCGATGGCTAACAGTGGAAGCGCAGACCAAAACGGTGACAAGCGTGCCAAGCATTCGCAAATGCTAGGTAAAACGGTCAAGTTAGATTATATATTCGGTCAGTTAAATTTAACCGAAGAAACGCAAGCCAGTGTTACAGAGGTGCTTAAAACCTTTCAAGAATCTCAACGTGAGCTTATGAAAGCACAGCGTGAAGCAATGAAAGAGAGCGATAGTAAGCAAAGCCAAGAAGAAATGGCCGCGCTTCGTGAAGCCAAAAAGGCCGAGTTAAGAATCGCATTAACCGATCAATTAAACACTGTATTATCGCCAGAGCAATCTGAAGCGTTAGTTGATTACCTCGAAGCACATTCGAACCCAGCAAAGTTCGCCAAACAGCGACATAAAAAGCAATAAAACATTCTACCTAGTTAAAAGCGCCTCTGTGGCGCTTTTTTTCATTCTGATAAATTACCGCTCATCATCTGCGCGTTTTGGTCGATTACCCTATATAATGGTTATTCACATCTCATTTGGAGCTATTTGTGACGTCTAAAGCCAACTATTCTCAGGGGTTGCTGCTGTTTAGCTTAAAGAATAAGCGTCAATTTGCACTTGGAACCTTAAAAATTCGGGAGCTTGTGCCTTATCGGCCAGTGACACCTCTCATGAACTCGGCACCAGGAATAAAAGGGGCGCTCACCATTCGCGACCAGACGATTTCGGTCGTGGATATGGCTGAGGTCATCGGTTTAGGTGCCCTAACAGAAAGCCAGCTCAAAAGTGCCTACATTGTGGTGACCGATTGTCAGCGTAAGGTTGTTGGATTTATCGTCAGCGAGATAGAAAAAATCGTCGAAACGAACTGGCGAGCCATAAAACAGCCCGATGCGTTGTTGGGTAAAAATGTCTTTATTACCGGCACCGTCGAAGTGGAAGATAAGCTGGTTCAGTTAATGGATGTTGAACTGTTACTGAATAAAATTTACCCACCAGATCCGCAAGCGGCGATGGCCGTTGTGACTGATATTCAACGGGAAAAATTAAAACCGATGAACATCTTAGTCGTTGACGACTCAGCAACCGCTCGACGGCAATTGACCGATGTACTGAGCCTGCTGAATGTACCTTTCCATGTCACGAATGATGGCCAAAAAGCACTCGATTACATGAATACACAGGCCGCGGTAGGTCACCCCGTAAATTTATTGGTATCCGATATCGAAATGCCAGGTTTAGACGGGTATGAATTGGCTTTCGAAGTGCGCAGTACACAAGCATTGGCCGAGGCTTATATTATTTTGCACTCATCGCTGTCGAGTTCAATTAGTGTCAGCCAGGCAACCCAAGTAGGTGCGAATGAAGCATTGACTAAATTTGATGCGCAGGAGCTGGTGCTCTCTTTGATGCGTGGCGTAGAATTTTTTCAGAACAATTAGCGAATAAATCCCATATTTGTGTGTAAGAGTTCGCCATTGAAAGCAAGTGGTGAACTTTATGATTTTAATGATCAAAAAAACCACTAAAGAATAAATGTCCTTTAGGTTTATCAATGTTGGCGCTGGGTTACATTGCCGCGACAACAACAATAACCATAGGACACGCCATGACGTTAATAAAAGTTCAAAAAATAGCCTGCGGGCTCATGTTATTTATCCTCAGCAGTTCTGCTTTACATGCTGCAAACTTTAAGGCGCATTGTCGAGATAGATCGCCAGAGTTGATCCCCACGAGAATGGCTTGTATTGGTCCTGTTGCCGATGTTGTGCAAACGGCGCTGCAACGTATGGGGCATCAAATTAAGTGGGAGCATAAAACTTGGGATGAAACCATTGAAATTGCTGAAACTGGCGGCGTAGATTTGCTACTGCGACATTCAATGAGCGCAGAACGTAAGCAGTTTTTAGATGAGGTGGCTTATGGTTATGAAGTGAGAGAAGTTTTCTATTACTTATCGCCGAGTTATGCAGGGGATGTCCGAAATAAAGCAGAATTGAATAA from Reinekea marina includes the following:
- a CDS encoding chemotaxis protein, encoding MTSKANYSQGLLLFSLKNKRQFALGTLKIRELVPYRPVTPLMNSAPGIKGALTIRDQTISVVDMAEVIGLGALTESQLKSAYIVVTDCQRKVVGFIVSEIEKIVETNWRAIKQPDALLGKNVFITGTVEVEDKLVQLMDVELLLNKIYPPDPQAAMAVVTDIQREKLKPMNILVVDDSATARRQLTDVLSLLNVPFHVTNDGQKALDYMNTQAAVGHPVNLLVSDIEMPGLDGYELAFEVRSTQALAEAYIILHSSLSSSISVSQATQVGANEALTKFDAQELVLSLMRGVEFFQNN
- a CDS encoding substrate-binding periplasmic protein, with the protein product MLALGYIAATTTITIGHAMTLIKVQKIACGLMLFILSSSALHAANFKAHCRDRSPELIPTRMACIGPVADVVQTALQRMGHQIKWEHKTWDETIEIAETGGVDLLLRHSMSAERKQFLDEVAYGYEVREVFYYLSPSYAGDVRNKAELNKLRVGALEGSIYSAEFAENSTVTKVEFSNTNDLIEALESGSVDAVVTSSAHDMDRIHIVPQARRASYIENFYNGRYVSIPKASKRSKYFEEFKQTIEAMAKSGEVTEIFNRYGLKAPDQIN
- a CDS encoding chemotaxis protein CheW, with product MECAGSDNCDQQVANVPTLYYALNQYHSKGFRMSTTEMWVVVQLNGEPLAFPATLIKEVVPWQPLSPVPSHAVGVMGLISLRGETLAVIDVLQMQGNEGIAEPSFMLVLDFPESRVGMAVDKVEGVHYFNIEEMDTNMAGGYVQGTVTREDRLYQLVNSVALEQMMAQFTDVATLANGSY
- a CDS encoding response regulator, with the protein product MAQILIVEDEERLAALERDYFKQAHYDVVVQHRGDDAEQWLKHNQPDLIVLDLMLPGLDGISLCKKIRANSSVPIIMTTAKVEEIDRLLGLELGADDYLCKPFSLRELVARTKVILKRVQPNEIEPPPKTKLWLNTQTAQVSFAEKASELTIVELNLLSALMDRSGHILSRDQLIDRIYKDQRVVSDRTIDSHIKKLRKKLNELDPEHDYIHSVYGAGYRFDPK
- a CDS encoding ATP-binding protein codes for the protein MAHFYFPNGLIVFYSLRTKLFLSILFINTLLIATVLWLNSTSFNQNFADYVNKQEARRLQPLLESLAAYNQRNQGWQALQNNPKQWVALINLSYPTLMNDRRRFSPRPPYLERLLLKSEQGELIVGREDPNKRFVWVPITNDASDTLGYIGYQPNERLDAQVDNIFRAQYKEQIRWIAVALLITSAVFAIFISGVIARPLRKVSTALAEMAAGNYHQTITHNSQDELGQLAQDVKQLADTLQENQKSRSQWVTDIAHELRTPIAVLLADIESAQDGIRETNEDWLKSLQWQAERMGRLVNDLNELSGSEVGALQYKKAPVDLKQLMFASLEQYSSRLNESNIKLSMSTKGKNFLAFIDEQRIEQLFSNLMQNTLRYTDSPGQLSLQLLEQDSMLLLTWSDSSPGVAETEFPKLFDRLYRVDSSRNRKTGGSGLGLAIVKNIVHAHQGTVVAKSSELGGVTIELTLPKAIQE